Proteins found in one Zea mays cultivar B73 chromosome 1, Zm-B73-REFERENCE-NAM-5.0, whole genome shotgun sequence genomic segment:
- the LOC100284297 gene encoding uncharacterized protein isoform X2, translating to MASTASPPVFERVAGIRAIAESGRFKAWLLDQFGVLHDGKKPYPGAILALEKLAENGAKMVIISNSSRRSSVTMKKLKSLGFDTSCFLATITSGELTHQHLQKRDDPWFAALGRKCIHITWDDRGAISLEGLGLQVVNNVDDAEFILAHGTEALGSPSGVPLPKSLEELEQVLMLGIEKRLPMVVANPDYVTVEARDLRVMPGTLAAKYESLGGEVKWMGKPDKVIYTSAMSLAGVDARECIMVGDSLHHDIKGANASGMASAFVTGGVHADELGLGEFGETAGEDAVSSLCSKHGSYPSYVLPSFAW from the exons ATGGCCTCCACGGCGTCGCCGCCGGTGTTCGAGAGGGTGGCCGGGATCCGAGCCATTGCCGAGTCCGGCCGCTTCAAGGCA TGGTTGCTGGACCAGTTTGGCGTTCTTCATGACGGGAAGAAGCCGTACCCCGGCGCCATTCTGGCAT TGGAGAAGCTAGCGGAGAATGGGGCAAAGATGGTGATAATCAGCAATTCCTCTAGGCGGTCATCTGTGACAATGAAGAAGCTCAAGAGCCTGGGGTTCGACACGTCCTGTTTCCTCGCGACCATCACCAGTGGGGAGCTCACACATCAGCACCTTCAGAA GAGAGACGACCCATGGTTTGCTGCTCTTGGAAGGAAGTGTATCCATATCACTTGGGACGATCGAGGGGCAATTTCTCTCGAG GGCCTTGGTTTGCAAGTTGTGAACAATGTTGATGATGCAGAGTTCATATTAGCCCACGGTACTGAAGCTCTTGGCTCACCTTCTGgtgttcctcttcccaaaagtctTGAGGAGCTTGAGCAGGTTCTAATGCTTGGCATAGAAAAGCGACTTCCAATGGTGGTAGCTAATCCAGATTATGTCACTGTCGAAGCTCGAGATCTCCGTGTCATGCCTG GCACTCTGGCAGCTAAATATGAGAGTCTTGGTGGTGAAGTGAAATGGATGGGGAAGCCTGATAAG GTGATCTATACATCAGCGATGTCCCTAGCGGGCGTTGATGCCCGTGAATGTATCATGGTGGGTGATTCGCTGCACCACGACATCAAAGGAGCCAATGCGTCAGGGATGGCATCCGCGTTCGTCACTGGAGGGGTCCATGCGGACGAACTTGGACTCGGTGAATTTGGAGAAACTGCTGGGGAGGATGCTGTCAGTTCGCTGTGCAGCAAGCACGGATCGTACCCTTCTTATGTTCTGCCTTCATTCGCGTGGTAG
- the LOC100284297 gene encoding uncharacterized protein isoform X1, producing MASTASPPVFERVAGIRAIAESGRFKAWLLDQFGVLHDGKKPYPGAILALEKLAENGAKMVIISNSSRRSSVTMKKLKSLGFDTSCFLATITSGELTHQHLQKRDDPWFAALGRKCIHITWDDRGAISLEGLGLQVVNNVDDAEFILAHGTEALGSPSGVPLPKSLEELEQVLMLGIEKRLPMVVANPDYVTVEARDLRVMPGTLAAKYESLGGEVKWMGKPDKVIYTSAMSLAGVDARECIMVGDSLHHDIKGANASGMASAFVTGGVHADELGLGEFGETAGEDAVSSLCSKHGSYPSYVLPSFAW from the exons ATGGCCTCCACGGCGTCGCCGCCGGTGTTCGAGAGGGTGGCCGGGATCCGAGCCATTGCCGAGTCCGGCCGCTTCAAG GCATGGTTGCTGGACCAGTTTGGCGTTCTTCATGACGGGAAGAAGCCGTACCCCGGCGCCATTCTGGCAT TGGAGAAGCTAGCGGAGAATGGGGCAAAGATGGTGATAATCAGCAATTCCTCTAGGCGGTCATCTGTGACAATGAAGAAGCTCAAGAGCCTGGGGTTCGACACGTCCTGTTTCCTCGCGACCATCACCAGTGGGGAGCTCACACATCAGCACCTTCAGAA GAGAGACGACCCATGGTTTGCTGCTCTTGGAAGGAAGTGTATCCATATCACTTGGGACGATCGAGGGGCAATTTCTCTCGAG GGCCTTGGTTTGCAAGTTGTGAACAATGTTGATGATGCAGAGTTCATATTAGCCCACGGTACTGAAGCTCTTGGCTCACCTTCTGgtgttcctcttcccaaaagtctTGAGGAGCTTGAGCAGGTTCTAATGCTTGGCATAGAAAAGCGACTTCCAATGGTGGTAGCTAATCCAGATTATGTCACTGTCGAAGCTCGAGATCTCCGTGTCATGCCTG GCACTCTGGCAGCTAAATATGAGAGTCTTGGTGGTGAAGTGAAATGGATGGGGAAGCCTGATAAG GTGATCTATACATCAGCGATGTCCCTAGCGGGCGTTGATGCCCGTGAATGTATCATGGTGGGTGATTCGCTGCACCACGACATCAAAGGAGCCAATGCGTCAGGGATGGCATCCGCGTTCGTCACTGGAGGGGTCCATGCGGACGAACTTGGACTCGGTGAATTTGGAGAAACTGCTGGGGAGGATGCTGTCAGTTCGCTGTGCAGCAAGCACGGATCGTACCCTTCTTATGTTCTGCCTTCATTCGCGTGGTAG
- the LOC100284297 gene encoding uncharacterized protein LOC100284297, with product MASTASPPVFERVAGIRAIAESGRFKAWLLDQFGVLHDGKKPYPGAILALEKLAENGAKMVIISNSSRRSSVTMKKLKSLGFDTSCFLATITSGELTHQHLQKRDDPWFAALGRKCIHITWDDRGAISLEGLGLQVVNNVDDAEFILAHGTEALGSPSGVPLPKSLEELEQVLMLGIEKRLPMVVANPDYVTVEARDLRVMPGTLAAKYESLGGEVKWMGKPDKVIYTSAMSLAGVDARECIMVGDSLHHDIKGANASGMASAFVTGGVHADELGLGEFGETAGEDAVSSLCSKHGSYPSYVLPSFA from the exons ATGGCCTCCACGGCGTCGCCGCCGGTGTTCGAGAGGGTGGCCGGGATCCGAGCCATTGCCGAGTCCGGCCGCTTCAAG GCATGGTTGCTGGACCAGTTTGGCGTTCTTCATGACGGGAAGAAGCCGTACCCCGGCGCCATTCTGGCAT TGGAGAAGCTAGCGGAGAATGGGGCAAAGATGGTGATAATCAGCAATTCCTCTAGGCGGTCATCTGTGACAATGAAGAAGCTCAAGAGCCTGGGGTTCGACACGTCCTGTTTCCTCGCGACCATCACCAGTGGGGAGCTCACACATCAGCACCTTCAGAA GAGAGACGACCCATGGTTTGCTGCTCTTGGAAGGAAGTGTATCCATATCACTTGGGACGATCGAGGGGCAATTTCTCTCGAG GGCCTTGGTTTGCAAGTTGTGAACAATGTTGATGATGCAGAGTTCATATTAGCCCACGGTACTGAAGCTCTTGGCTCACCTTCTGgtgttcctcttcccaaaagtctTGAGGAGCTTGAGCAGGTTCTAATGCTTGGCATAGAAAAGCGACTTCCAATGGTGGTAGCTAATCCAGATTATGTCACTGTCGAAGCTCGAGATCTCCGTGTCATGCCTG GCACTCTGGCAGCTAAATATGAGAGTCTTGGTGGTGAAGTGAAATGGATGGGGAAGCCTGATAAG GTGATCTATACATCAGCGATGTCCCTAGCGGGCGTTGATGCCCGTGAATGTATCATGGTGGGTGATTCGCTGCACCACGACATCAAAGGAGCCAATGCGTCAGGGATGGCATCCGCGTTCGTCACTGGAGGGGTCCATGCGGACGAACTTGGACTCGGTGAATTTGGAGAAACTGCTGGGGAGGATGCTGTCAGTTCGCTGTGCAGCAAGCACGGATCGTACCCTTCTTATGTTCTGCCTTCATTCGCGTG